The DNA window CGACGACCAGGTGGCTATGCTCAAGCCGGACAAGAGGGGTGAGCCGAATAGCAATATTTAATACCTAATAATTATCTTCCTATATCGATAATATTGAATCTCGCGGTGCGTTTCTCCTCCCGCAGCCGATCATCGCTTTCGGCGCGACTCCGTTTTCCTGGTGCCCATGCACGGCGGCATCTGGACACTGTGCATTGATCTGCCCATTCAGCAGCTGCAGGAACTGCGGCGCAATCCCAAGTTCCCACGCGGTGCTCCGCCGTGTGTCAACTACCTGGCCGGCTCAATGGAAAACGCACGCGGCGAGGAGCAGCGCAACGACTGGCAGCACAGTGAGTCACAGGTCACTCTGCAGCCGCATCTGAGTACGTATCCAGGGGCAGCCCGTTTGTTTATCCCAGTCCCAGATCCACATCCGCTCTTCTAACTTTCTGGGGAAAATCTCCCGTATTTATTGTGTACACTTTTTGCCTTCCTACTTAGTTTTTTCGTTTAatacaaaacattattttatGTACGCACTTAGCACTAATTGTGATTGTAAACTTACAGACTTACAGAGAATTTTGGTagaaaacagcaaacaaataGCATAAATATGTAGGTTCGAGGTATAGGACAGTTGAATGGTGTTTAATGCGTGTGGGTTGGTTTAAGTAGCCGATGAGTGTGGTGTATTTTAAGGGCTTGGTTGTGAGTGGATGCTGGTGTGCCACTGGGCAACTGGAATGATTCCCCTAGACGGCGGCACGCTTGGCCGGCGAGCACAGGGCCTCAGCCTCCGAGCTGGGATCCTCCGGCTTCTTGCGCTTGATCAAATGTGTGATGTCTGTGGGCTTGGCCGAACTGCTGCTAATGGTCGATGAGGAGGCCGCCGCAGCACCTTTGGAGGATGACGACGAAGAGCTGGCGGCTCCATTGgctgacgacgacgacgaggaggaggctGCAGCTGCATCGCTACTGCTCATTGGCTTGATGTAGCTATCGAGGGCAGCTCGCACCTCAGCAATGGTCTAAGAGAaggaaatattttgtatagATAATGTGAAAATTAAGTTGctcaatatttatttacctgGGCCTGCATCTCCTCGATTTCCTGTATCTTGGCCAAAATCTCCTGCTTAGTTTCCTCCAAGTCCAACATATTGTTTCTGTCGCGCTCGCTAGGTTCGTCCTTGCCCTTAATCTCGGCGATTTCCTCCTCGATCAACACGCTTGATTGTCGCAGGGCAGTCGCTCCTTCCTTGTTGAGTTGCTGCATCAAATAGGTTAGCCCGATCTTGTAATGCAACTCAGCCAAAGCACGTCGGTTTCTTGTGGGCAGCTCCCCGTGGATCTTCAGTGCTTTCTCTATAATGTAAGATCTTCATTAGCTACACTACCGAGCACAACAATGTCTTCTTGAACTCACCATAATCTTCGCGTGCCGCCTCTAGTATTCCATTCTCAAACTCAATGTTAGCCAGCTCAGTCTGAACTTCAGCCAAGTAGGGGAGACCACTGAGCCCCTGTCGCGAGAATATTTGGGCAGCCGCCTCCAGAATTTCCCAGGCCAACTGCAGACTTCCGCTTACTCCTTCCTCTTCTTCTGGTTCCTCCTCcccagcagctgctgcaccATTGGAACAACTAGCTGTGACTTCACCATTCGATGTGCTCGGTCGCTCGTCATCGTTGACGGCAGCCCCGCCACCtccattgctgctgctgacctCATCCACACCGGTCGGTACTTTCTTAGAGGGCTTTTCATCACTCTGAGCTTGCTCGGCTTCTCCGGTAGAGTCGGCCTCATCGGACCCCTCCTTGATAGTGTCCAGTTCCTTGCCGTTAGAGCTGCTTGCACCATTTTCGGCCTCCTTGGTGTCTTTCTTTTCCTCCTTCTTAGCCGCTCCATCCTCGACACTTTCttcctcgtcgtcgtccacatcctcgtcatcgtcatcggcGGCCTCGTCAGGCACATCGATCACTTTGTTCTCGTCCAAGGCCATTGCAATTAATGCCTTTGCATAGCTGCATTGGAAGTAAAGGATTAGGGAGGGTTTCATACAAAGCaacaatttataaaattagGGGACTTTCAGTGCCCATGTTGCATCATACTCACAGCAATAGGGGCTGACCCAGCTCATCGGCCAGTTCCCCGTAGACTTCCTCGTACAGTTGGCACACCTGGCTCAGCTCGTCAGCTGCCTCGTCGTAGCTCTTGACCAGGAAGTTGCGCGATCCCTGGCTAAACAGCTCCTTGCCTTTAAGTATTTTCTCTGCGCGTTCCTGCTCTGCCTTTCCGCTTCCCTCAGTGGACACAGCCGGAGCATTGTCCGGCGTTGTATCAGCAGCAGCGGGCTCCACAGCCACTGTCTTGCTTGGGGATGATACATCGGCAGCGGCCGTTGTGACAATTGCTTCGGCTTCAGCAGACATTTTAAGTAGTTAAATAAATAGCTGAAAAAAATTGTAGGGAAAATAACGATTAATTAAGTTATGGAAGCAGCTTGTAGTCTAGTTTTGAACTCTGTAGTGTTTACaagctttaattaattttatctTCACCATCCTAACTGCTTTAAGTTCATGTATTATCCCCTCATTCCACACTCCAATATTCCTCGTAGGTTGAGCCCTAGACGTCACTTTCGATGTATGTAGAAGAccacaaatattaattttgttttccacAAATTCATATAAATTCTATTAATACGCACCAGCACGAGCTTTGAGCACCAGCCGCCACATGATTCACCCAGATTCATTTCACTTGGCTTAAAATTTTAGCTCGAAGCCAGCGCACATTTCACAAGTCATTACCGCAAATCCCATTTGCAGCAGCTCAAAGATGTGGGTTCCAACCAATCCCCAGAGCACATCAGATGGAAAAACAATAGCAAAAGCCAGGGACCAACAATGGCCGGGAGCGGGAACATGGACAGGAACAATGAGTGTCCTTCTAGCGTCTATATAAAGTAATTACCACAGCAACTAACCAAGCTTGCATCCGGTTTTCTATATTGTCAATACTGGTCGGTCTCCCGCTCCCCGAAGATGAAACATGTCCGTGTGAAGAGATCCTTGCCAATGGCTGTTTAGCTAAAGGCGGGGGACCGGGTTTTGGGGGTTTTCAATATGGGTCAACGTGTGGCTTGGTTTGCCTCATCCTCTCCCGCTTGCGTTCTAAAAATGGCAATTGCCACTTTGGAACTTTTTACTGTAGTTTTTATGGTGTTCCTATGCAATCAAACACATCCACCCACATGCGATTTGATTGCCATGGTGCTATTGGGTAATTGGGTTTACAGTTGCCCAGATTGTGAGCGGAAATTGGAGAACTGAGCTGGGCCACAATGAATTTGCAAATGCAATTAGGTTTGACAAATTCATGAAAGTCTTCCCGAGAGAAGGATGCATTTGTAGCACCAGTTGTAATCCTAATCCTTTGCTAACACATAAACACATTTTCACAATGCTATGCTCTCGCTTATCATCCCTACACTCTGTAAAAAGTCCAAGTTTCCAAGATATTCGAACATATAGAAATCTGTCTAATGAAATGGTAATCTGCGATAGGAATGCAAAACCTCTCCATATCCTGCTCATTGGTCTGCCTCATCATTCTGGGTAGTGCCGCCCTTGTGGGCGCCTTTGGCGTCTGCCAGCGCCAAATCAGCGCCATTTTAATCACAGGAGTGATGTATTTACTGGCGGGTAAGTGTGATTAAACTGAACTACTACTTTAGACTCTTAACCAATAAGCAATTTACTACCCAACAGCGCTCTTTGCCCTCTTCACGCTCATGATCATTCACTTCAAGCGGCAGCAGGGACGTCCCATGCTGGACAGCGACTACGATGGCACGGTGGACGGAATAGTGGCGCGACCAGGAGGCGTGGCCATAATGGCCAAGCCGCTGCTGGGAGCGCGCATCTTCCTCACCTCGTGGAGCCTCGACTTGGGATGGGGCGGTGTGGTGCTCTGCGCCATCACCTCGGTACTGTGGATCCTTCTCTCCAAGATCATGCGGTACAACCCCTTCTCGGCGCTCATGATTTAGCTAAACGCCTTGCCGCTCGGCGTCTACGGAGCCAGCTACGGGAGTCTGGGCAGCTGTGAGAGCTACGGCAGCTACGGGAGCACCCACACCCACAGCGGCACCAGTAGTGGCGGCAGCTCCAGTTTCCTCCTGGCGGCGGTCTCGTCGACGCGGCAAGCAGAGCATCGGGGCAAAGGAAAATACATCCTGTAGACGATGCCCCGCCCCAATCTCACTGTCTAATAAACCGGATGGATATTGACCCTTACCCAACTTATTTGGGATAGAGGCTTCCGAGGGTTTTACAAATACAGTACTTGTACAACTTTTGGCTAAATTCGCCTTATTAAGGTTCATTTTTGCTATATTATACTACTTTGGCAAATCAATACCAAGACCATAAGTTGAACTCTTTGGAAGTGCACCTACTCATCCATAACCCCATATTAGTTAGCTATGTATTTTGGAAATGTACCAAACTAAAAACTCAATTGCCTTGTTctttatatatacacacacaacTTATACAACTTAATCTTATACTTATTCTTATTGTACGGTGTACTTAACTTAACCCAATtgtaaattcaatttacacTCTCTATTTACAAGTAAACCTTTTTGTATACATTCGATTTGGCTCTAATTCTACACGCCTCTAAACATCCCACTAATCCTTGCTAAAATGtgaaacatttatttacacGAGACGAGCGAAATGGGCATGGGAATAGGAATTCCAGGCGAGGCTTTGGCTTTAAAGTGCTTTCTAGTAACAGTTCGCCTGCATAGCTTTAACCCAACCCAAAAATAGTTAATTGAGTGCGCCAGTTGCTTAAATTAGAAAAACTGACTGGGGAGGGATGAGATACGACTAACATAAAATCAGGTAGAATTTAGAAAAGTGCTTGCGATATTCAAAAAACAGTTTGCTTGGCCCGTATGATATCAAGAGATGCCTCAACCAAAGCTTAGCTATCCCGATCCATTGTCCTCCATCCAGTTGGTTTAGTAGAATTCTAGGGCTTGTCATGGAATCATAATGAATTGTAGAACTTGGCGAGTACTTATTGAGCTCCAAGGGAACAGTTGTACGCGAAGCATAAAGTAATGAGATCATTTAGTGCTTTAGGACAAATGGTTTACAAAACGAATTGTACTTGTATAGAAGCCACcacaaaccaaacaaaatgctaaaagtataaaaatgtatttttatgcATAAACGCTTTGCcttaaaacaacaaaacaaacaagaacaACATATTTAAATACAGAAAgataatttcttttaaaaagtttacaaaatgtgtttttatatttcaatGGGGATTCGGTAAGTTCTAAGTATACCACgttttatttacattaaatTGAAACGTCCTTTGTTTATGAACCAATGTGGTCTATAAATAACCGACACACATTTATGAAATTCCATTTAGCAGTCAATTCTGTAAAAATTGTATTGCGAATTTCTGACGGCCGGTAAGGTTCATTAACATTTGCggagctgctgctgtggaaaCAAATTAAGCAAACATGCAAATGAACTCGCAAAAAAATTGGTAAGAAAACTTGACACTTTCGCGAGCTTTTGCACGAGAAACGGAGACACCACGTAAAAGAGAACGATGCAGGACAATTAGCAGAGATAGGAAAAACAGCtggcaaaaggaaaattcaGGGGAAAACACAACATGtgtgcgttttgttttcgcgCGCTCAAAGCAATTACAAAATTCACACACTGCGCGGCGGCCCAGCAACAAATTGCGATTAC is part of the Drosophila sechellia strain sech25 chromosome 3R, ASM438219v1, whole genome shotgun sequence genome and encodes:
- the LOC6607208 gene encoding protein NASP homolog — protein: MSAEAEAIVTTAAADVSSPSKTVAVEPAAADTTPDNAPAVSTEGSGKAEQERAEKILKGKELFSQGSRNFLVKSYDEAADELSQVCQLYEEVYGELADELGQPLLLYAKALIAMALDENKVIDVPDEAADDDDEDVDDDEEESVEDGAAKKEEKKDTKEAENGASSSNGKELDTIKEGSDEADSTGEAEQAQSDEKPSKKVPTGVDEVSSSNGGGGAAVNDDERPSTSNGEVTASCSNGAAAAGEEEPEEEEGVSGSLQLAWEILEAAAQIFSRQGLSGLPYLAEVQTELANIEFENGILEAAREDYEKALKIHGELPTRNRRALAELHYKIGLTYLMQQLNKEGATALRQSSVLIEEEIAEIKGKDEPSERDRNNMLDLEETKQEILAKIQEIEEMQAQTIAEVRAALDSYIKPMSSSDAAAASSSSSSSANGAASSSSSSSKGAAAASSSTISSSSAKPTDITHLIKRKKPEDPSSEAEALCSPAKRAAV